Part of the Synergistaceae bacterium genome is shown below.
TGTTTCTGCTGGCCGCCTTCGCCGTGGGGCTGGTCTCTCCCGAGCGCGTCGCCCGTTATCGCCCCCACGTCGTCATTCTCATTTTTTTTCTGGCCGGCGTCCTGACTCCCCCGGACGTCGCCTCTCAGGTCATGTTGGGCGTCCCTCTCTATCTCCTGTTCGAAGGAGCTCTCTTTCTGGGACGCGCTCTGTATAACAGGCCGAAAATGAAGTAGAATAAAAATCATGAAATACTATTGTTAATTTCGCAAAATGCGATTTTATTGAAGTGTAATATTCCAAAGAAAATTGCGGGGAGTTGTGCGTAATGCTGAAAGAGTACTTTGGACGGCCCGCGTTTTTCGCGACGGTCCTCATCGGCGTACCGATGCTGGTGCTTTTGTCCTTTGCGGGCGGAACTCTGTGTTCGGTGTTCTCCCTGTACTCGGGAATCGCGACGGAAACCCTGCCGGGCCGGACTTTTCTTTTCGACCTCAACTCAGCCGCCTGGCGGACGACGGCAGCTTTCGCCGTCTTTGTGATCGCCAGAACCCTTTTTCTGACTCTGCGGGTGCCATGGAGCCTTCTGTTTTCGCAGGCCGCCGCCGCATTCGGAACTTATCTGCTCATAAGGGGGCTGTACGCCATGCTGGGGACCTTCAGTCTGGCGCTGTCCCTGTGGAGCGTCGTCACCTTCGTGGCCTTTCTGTCGGCCTTTGACAGCCTCGAACCCGCCAGGGCCGAAAGATGGCACGGATTCTTCCGCTTCATGCTGGGAATGTTTCCCGGAGGGCGCCCCCGATGGCGGAGATAACCACGGACGCCACCATCCGGGAAACGTCCCGGGACAACGCGGAACAAACCCTTCGGGAGGGGGAAGCGGGTCCGCCGGCCGGAGAACTGACGGTTCGGGAGGGAACTCTCGCGTCCCCCGACGAGCCCTCCCCGTCCGGAATCGCGAAAATCGACGGAAGGGAAACGTTCCGGGGGTACGCCGTTCTGGAGCAGCTGCCCACAAAAGGCGCGGAGGCCGACATTTACATCCTGGAGCGGGAGGGCGAACGTCACATCCTGAAACTCTACAGACACCGCATGGAGCCAAAAATCGAGGTTCTGAACCGGATCGGCGAGATCAGCAGGGCTCACAGCGAATGTTTCGTCGTATTCAGGGACGCGGGGTTCGACGAGCAGACCGGCCGTTGGTACGAATTGCAGGAATATTTTCCACTGGGCTCCCTGAAGGATATACCGGAAGAGCGAAAGCGCCGTCCGGACTTCATTCGAAGCCTGGTTTCCGAACTGGCGGAGGCGATCCACTGCCTCCACAAAAACGACATTATCCACTGCGACATCAAACCCGGAAACGTGCTGGTTCGCAGCCTCGACCCCGTGGACCTGGTGCTGACGGACTTCGGCATCGCCTCCATCGTGGCCTCCGACGTTTCCCGAAAGATGACCACCCTGAAGGGAACTCCCATGTACTGGGCCCCGGAGGCCTTCAGCCGAATGGTGGGACGCCCCTGCGACTGGTGGGGGCTGGGGATGATCATTCTGGAGCTTCTGGCGGGGGCTCACCCTCTGGAGGGGCTGATGGACTCCCAGATCATTCACCGCCTCACCGTGGGGAACGTGGAGATCCCCTCCTTTTTGGACGACAACTGGCGGCTGCTGTTGAAGGGCCTGCTGACAAAAGACGACGTCAGACGCTGGGGTTACGCCGAGGTTCTGCGCTGGCTGGCCGGCGAACGGGACATCCCCGTCTGGTACGAGGCCCCCGCCCCTTCCGCTTTCGCTCCGAAACGGGAAACGCAGCCCTTCCGCTTCGAGGGACGGGATCTTTACACTCTGGAGGAACTGGCGGCGGCCATCTGTCAGCGGGATCAGCCCTGGGCCATGGCGGCGCAGTATCTCCGCTATATCCGGCAGTGGATGGAAAACAACATGCTTTTCGACGAGGCGGTGGACCTGGGGAACGCGGCCGACACCATGGACTCCGAACGGGCGCTGTTCCACTTCGTACACACCTTCGTGAAGGGGCCCTTTGTCTACCTGGGGCGGGTGATCGACGCCAACAACCTTCGTCTTTTCCTGTCCCGCGTGGCCCGACGGGAGGCGGGATACTCGGAGGGCCGGATCGTGCGTATGCTGGGCGACGGAACTCTGAAGACGCTCTACGAGGAATACACGGAGCTCACTCAGCGGCAGGATCCCGTGCTGGAAGCGATTTTCCCCGTCATGCTCAACAGGACGGCGGAAGAGCAGTGGGCCTGCTTCGAGGCGGCGGCCTCCCCAAAGGATTTTATCTGGCCCAAAGACGTGGACCTCGACAACGAAATCGGGCTGTTCTCCGTGCTGAACCACATCGGCGCGGCTCCCATCCGCAGCGAAACTCTGGCCAATCTGGACGTGCTTTATCTGATCCCCGACTGCATCCGCAGGGCTTTCGACAGCTCCGAAACCTTCGCCTGGGGACTGAAACGCCTGAACGAACTGCAGGACGAGGGCCTTCTGATCCCACAGGGAAGCGGCGGCGGACCGCTGGGATTCGCCACCAGAGACATGTCCTTCGAGGAATACAAAGCTCATGCCAGGGTGATCTGCCTCGGCCACACCCCCGCGGTGATGGCCCATTTGAGCGCGGCCATCGAGGCTCTGGACACCCTGCCCCTGCCTCCGGAGAGCCCGGATGCCCTTCTGCCCAGCCGCAGCGATCTGGAGAGCGCCGCCGTTTCCAAGGCTTTAAGCCGTCTCAGGGCTCTGAGGAACGAGAAGATCGGCCCCAGAGACACCCTTTTTCTGGCCCGGCTCTCCGAGCTTTTCCGAACGCGCCGGACTCTGCAGAAGGGAAGAAATGTCATGTATCTCGTATGGGGTTCCACGGGAGCCCTGGTTCTGTGGATCATTCACCTTGTCGCGGGAGTGGGCGGGGCCTTTCTCCTTCAGACGGTTTTCATCATCGCCGTGGTGGGAGGGCTGGTCGCCGCGCTTTTCACGGTGGATCCCCACGCTTTCCGCAGGCTTCAGAGAAACCGGACGCCGGGATGGAATTCCGGCAAAGAGGCCGGCGAGGAGAACCCGCGGCAGCGGAAAAATCCCGACTATTACCTTGTCCTGCCGATTTTCGCCGTTTTGGGAACGTTTTTGTTTTTCAACCTGTTTCTCGCCGCGTTCCCCCGGCTGTTCCCTCCGGCAACGGGAGTCATGGCCGGATGCTGCGCGTATTTTATGTTTTTTCAGCGCCGCATGAGGGGCATTTTTTCCAGAATCTCGGAGCTATGCGCCGGCTGGCTCGGCTCCGCTCCATGATAAAGAGGTGAAATCTCGATGAGCGTTTGCGTGATCGCGGCCTACGGATCGTTTTCCCTCCTGCAGGCCCTGTTGCTTTCGGCGGGCATGGGAGCGGCTGCGGCCGGTTTTGAAGGGTCTTTTTTCAAATCGAAGGCCGGAAACCTGGCGGCGCTGAAGCAAAAGATGCTGGAGGACATTTCGGCGGAAACGGGCTATGATGGAGAACCGCGAGACCGCGATCGAAGCGCCGCCAGAGAAAAACTGAACGAAGAGCTCCAAAACTTCCGGCTGAACCTGGACCGGCGGCTGGAGCGGGACGACCCGGCCTCCGTCCTGGCGGAACTTCACAGCCTGCGCCGCCGCTGCCGTGAAGAGGCGCTGGACGAGGAACAGTGCCGCCGGCGACAGAAGGACGCGGCGGAAAAACTGTCGCTGCTGCGGGAGAAAAAGATTCCCTCCTGGGAAAACGTCCTGGACCGGCTGGAGAAAAAATTGAAAAACCCGGAGGGGCTGTCGGCCTCCGAGCGACTTTCAAACCTTCAGATTCTTCTGGAGGAACTGGCGGAGATGGAGGGTCTGGCCTCCATCGCGGCGGATCAGGGCGCGGACGCCCTGAAAGAAACGCTTTACCCGGCGGAAGAAATTTTCGCGGGAAGGGGCCAGCCCCAGGACGACATTCGGGCCTGCATCGCAGAAATTCGCGACCGGGCCGACCGTATCGCCCAAATGGATTCCTGGGAGGGGGAAAAACTGCGTCCACTTCTGGAGGGACTTGCCGCCGACACCCCCTTTCCTGAGCGGCTGGACCTTTTGCGCCGTCAGGTTCGCGTCACCTGTTCCCGACTTCGTGAGCGGGAGGCCCTGACGGGGCTTTTCCGTGAAAAACTTGAGGAGCTTTACACCCTGGTGCAGGCCGCCCAAATTCCGGGCCGGGATTTTGCACGGGAGGCGGAGGCCCTCTCCCGCCGGTGCGAAACCCTGTGCGGCGGAAAATACATTGACCGGGAAGCCTTCATGTCCCTGTACGAGGACGTCTGCCGTTTCGTGTTCTCCCAAAACGAGGACATCGCCGATGCCCTTCTGGCGCAAAAAGTGGGCGACGTCCTGAACGAACTGGGGTACGAACTGCTCACGGATGAAACACCGGATGAAACATCGAAAGGCGCGGTCCCCCCGGACGGGACGTCTTCAGAGGCGGAGCTCTCCGCTCTGGCCCCGGATCGGGTGCAGTACCTGGAGTCCCCCTATGAGGGGTATCAGGTCATGATCCGGGCCGGAAATCACGGAGAAGTCGCCGTCCGCCTGGTGCGAACTGTGGCCGACGAGGCGGAAAAAAACGCGGCCGGCGCGTATCAGAGGCAAAAGGACCTGGAGGTCGGGAAAAAATGGTGTGAGGATTTCGACCGTTTTCTCGAAAAAATGAGAGAACAGGGCGTTCCTTTCGACCTGCCGGTTCGTCAGGAGCCGGAAGAGTCCGAAGTTCTGGTGGTGGTGGACCGTAATCCGGCCGCGAAAAAGCGCCGGAAGGAAAAGCTCCGCAGGCCGACTCTGGCCGAAAAAACCGCTGATGAAGGGGTGAAACGGCCATGAGCCTTTTTGAAGAAGAAACCTTTACGAGTCCTCGATGGATGCGGGAGATCGACCGTTTTCTGGCGATCAAACCCCAGTTTTTGCTTTACGGCAACGTGAACGACGTTTTTCCCGCCCTCCTGACGGGAGGCATGACCACGCTGTCACTGCCGGACTGCCTGAAGGAGCTTCTGACGAACCGAGGGGCCGCCCTGACGGTGAAGTACGAGCCCCTGACGGGTTTTTCCCTGCTTTTCGGAGATGTCGAACTGTTCAAACGGCTGACGGGGTACACCCTCCCCTCCGCCGGAGCGCTGCCCGCGACGCTGGAACGGGCGGCGGAGATTGTGACGGCTCTGACGGAGAGCTCTCTGGGACACACGGCGATTCTCCTGCGTTTTGCATCCCGACTGAAGGACCTCTGCGAAAACGACACGGAGCCCTTTTTCTATCGCATGTTCCGCCTGTCCCTGGAGAGCGTCCCCCGCATGGCGCCTCTGACTCCGGCAAACGGAGAACGCCCCCGACCCCGTTACAACCCCGTCTTCTGGATTATGGACAAGGAGAACGACCTGCCCCCCTGGTACACGCTGGATAACCCGAAAATCCGCGTGCTTCCCATTCCCCGGCCCGACAACGAAGTCCGGCGCTGCGTGGTGGAGGCCGTGTCCCCGAAGATTCCGGGCTACGACACGCTGAACGGAGAGGAACGCCGGGCGAATCTGGCGCTTTTCCGGGATCAGACCACGGGGCTTCTGGCGGAAGAAATCGCGGCCATCGCTCAAATGGCATGGCACGAACAGCTGCCCTTCGGCCAGATCGGCGACACCATCCGACGCTACAAACTGGGTATTCAGGAGAACATGTGGGAAAAGCTCGACAGAGAAAAAATTCTGGGAGCGGAGAAATTTCTGTCGTCCCGGGTCATGGGGCAGACCGCGGCGGTGCGGCACGCGTCCGACATCCTGAAGCGTTCCCGGTTCAACCTTTCGGGGGCGCAGTTTTCGCGATTTTCTCAGAGGCCGAAGGGCATCCTGTTCCTCGCCGGGCCCACCGGCGTCGGCAAAACCGAGCTGGCCAAAGCCATTACGGAGCTGATTTTCGGCTCTTCCACCCATTACATCCGTTTCGACATGAGCGAATTCGGCCATGAGCACGCCAACCAGCGCCTCCTGGGGGCGCCCCCCGGCTACGTGGGATATGACGTGGGAGGCGAGCTGACCAACGCCGTCCGGCAAAATCCCTTTTCGGTGATTCTCTTCGATGAAGTGGAAAAGGCTCACCCGAAGATTCTGGACATCTTTCTCCAGATACTGGACGACGGCCGCCTGACCTCCGGACGGGGGGAAACCGTGTACTTCTCCGAGAGCCTGATCGTGTTCACCAGCAATCTCGGCATGTTCGAGCAGCTTCCCGACGGGACGAAGCGGGCCCGGGTGACGCCGGACATGCCCTATTCCCGCATCGCGGAGAAAATCGGCGGGGCCATCGACGACTTTTTCAGGTATCGGATCAATCGTCCGGAAATTTTGAATCGCCTCGGCAAAAATATCGTGGTGTTCGACTTCATCCGGGCGGACACGGCCCGCAAAATCTTCGACCGGATGATGGATAACGTTCTTTTCCGCCTGAGCGACAGCTACGGACTGGAAATACGGTTTGACGGCGATACTCTGGACCGGATAGCCGATTTGGCCTGTTCGGACCTCTCCATGGGAGGGCGGGGCATCGGCAGCAGCCTGGAGGCGTTTTTCATGAACCCGCTTTCCCGCAGGCTCTGCGAGCTTCAGGACCAGACCGCCGGAAAAGAAGAAAAAGAAGGAAACAGGCTTTACATCGTGAGAGACGTCAGAGAGACGCCGGAAGGCTGGGATATCGCACTGGAGGCGAACCCGTAAAGGGGGACGAGCGATTTATGACGAGAGAAAACGGGATGAGAGAAGACAGAATGAAAGAAAACAGGACGGAAGACAGGACGGAAGAAAAAAAGAGAAGGGGCTCGAAAAAAACCGGAAACGCCGGCTCCAAAGCGATTTCCAAATCAATTCCTCAGTCGGTTCCCATTGAGGAACTGGAGAGCGTTTTCCGAAACGCGGGCCTGAAAATGACGAACCAGCGCATTGCCGTCTACAGAAAAGTTCGTGAAAGAGCCGACTGCCGGGACCACATTACGGCGGAACAGGTTTACGAGAGCATACGGGAGTCACTGCCGGCGGTTTCGCTGAATACGGTCTACCGGGCTCTTTCACTGCTGGCCGGAAAAGGGCTGGTGAAGCGCCTGACCGGTTTTGGAGCCTGTGACGTCTACGACGCCCGCCTGACGGAGCACTGGCATTTTGTCTGCACCCGCTGCGGCGCAATTGAGGACGTCCCCGCTGAAAAGGAGATTTTTCCCCCGGTTACGGAGGGAGCGGGACGTGTCGATGAAGTTCTGGTGCAGTTTCGAGGACTTTGCGCCGCCTGCCTGCCGCGGCAGCAGAAAACAGTATAAAACCCGGAGGGACGGAGACTGCCCGCGCAGACCTGCGGTCGCCCCCGCGGATCGCCGGACGGTGAACGGAGAAGAAACGGAGGGAAGAAAATGGTTTCGCTCAGGGATGTGGAAAGTTGTCGGGAAGAAGCGGAAAATTATTTCAAGCACCTGCATCGTTTCCCGGAGTTGGGCTTTGAGGAACACGCCACGTCGGACTTCATCGCCCAGGAGCTCCAGTCTTTCGGGCTGGAGAAAATCAGAACCGGAGTGGGAAAAACAGGCGTTACGGGAGATCTCCTGGTGCACTCCAACGCGAAGATGCTGATGTTGCGCGCGGATATGGACGCTCTGCCCCTTCACGAGGCCTCCGGTCTTGATTATGCCTCGACCGTCTCCGGCAAAATGCACGCCTGCGGCCATGACGCCCACGTGGCCATGCTGCTGGGCGCGGCCCGGTATTTAAGCCTGCATCGCGAAAAACTGCGGGCCAACATCCGCTTCGTCTTTCAGCCCGCGGAAGAGGGCCCCATGCCGGGAGGAGCCGCCCTGATGATCGAGGCCGGCGTCATGGAGGGAGTGAGCGCCTCTCTGGCCGCCCACGTGACCCCCCTGTACCCCGTGGGAAAGGTGATGGTTCAGTCCCGGGATGCCATGGCCTCCACGGACCGCTTCGTCATCACCATTCGAGGACGAGGCGGGCACGGAGCCATGCCCCAGGCCGCCATCGACCCGACGCCGGCTCTTTCCGAGCTTCTGGCCGCTCTCAACCTGCTTCCCGCCCGGGAACTGGACCCCCTTGACCCCTGCGTGGTGACGGTGGGAGAAATTCACACGGTTTCTTCCTCCTGGAACGTCATCCCCGGTTCCGTTGAGATGTCGGGGACCTTCCGGGCCTTTTCCACGGAGGTGCGGGAAACCGTCGCCCGACGCATAGGAGAGCTGACCGAGGGAATCTGCTCCGCCCATCGCTGTGAATGCGAGTATTTCCGGGACAAGGGCTACCATCCCACCGTCAACGACCCGAAGATGGTGGATTTCGTCCTCAAAAACGTCGCGGACGCCCTGGGAAAGGACAACGCGGTGCGGTACGAAAGGCCATTCATGACCGGCGAGGACGCAGGGGCTTATTTCCGGAAGGCCCCCGGCGCTCTCATCTGGATCGGCTGCTCCTCTCCGGAGGCGAAAGATCCGCCCAACCTCCACAACCCCGCCTTTCGAGTGGACCTGGCAACTCTGCCCGTGGGAATCTGCGTCCACGTCAGCAACGCGCTGGCATTTGCTTAATATTTATCGTTTTATGTAAAATTTCTAAATTTAATTTCAATACACAATATTAATTTAAATTTAAGACTTTACTTTTATCTTTTTAGGGTGTTAAATTTAAGCATAATTAACTCCCTATTCTTTTCCGGAAGCCTGTTTCCGGCCATATGCAATATGACGTAAAGCGAGTGACGGCGCTGACGGACAGAGGTGTTGGGAGAAAACTGCAACAGGGAGGGAACGTTATGTCGGAGGCAGCAGCAGCAAAGAAGAAAGGTCTGGATTTAAACCCGTTTTTCATTCTGTTTGCGGTGGTGGTTCTCGTCTACGTGGCGTGGTTTTTCGTCTCGCCGGGGGCCTATGAGCGACAGGTGGTCAATGGTCGCACGCTGGTCATAGCCAACAGCTATCATCCCGTGGACAGGACATCCGTCGCCTTCATCGATGTCTTCCGCGCCATTCCCAACGGACTGATCGGGGCGGCGAGCATCGTGTTCTGCATCCTCATCACGGGCGGCACCATTGAAATCCTCAACAAAACCGGAACGATTTCCGCGGGCGTTTCGAAGCTGGTGTCCTACTCGAAACAGCATGAAGGCAGCAGTATGATCATGCTGGGCGTGCTGTTCGCGTTTTTCTCCGCTCTCGGCGGATTTCTCGGTTTTGCTGAAAACGCCATTCCCTTCGTTCCGTTGGTGGTTCCCCTGGTTCTCGCGCTGGGCTATGACGCCATGACGGCTGTGGGCGTGGTCTTTTTGGGCACCCTCGTGGGATTCGCCGTGGGACCCACCAACATCTATACCGTCGGCGTCGCCCATCAGGTGGCGGAACTGGAGATGTTCTCCGGCTTCGGATACCGCTTCGTCGTGTACCTCATTTTCTGCGTCGTGGGCATGGCTCACCTTCTGTGGTACGCCCATAAGGTGCACAAGGATCCCTCGCGCTCCTACATGATCGGAATCGACGACTCGGACCTGCGGGTCAGCTACTCGGGCGGCGACACGAAACTTCAGGGAAAACATCTCGCCTGTCTGCTGGTTCTGGTGGCCGCTTTCGCCGTCTCGATCTACGGCATGTCTCCCAACTCCGGCTGGAGGTGGGGAATCAACGACCTGAGCGCGGTCTTCTTCGCGGCGGGAATCCTGGCGGGCATCATCGGCACGCTTTCCATTGACGACTTCGTCACGACCTTCATGACGGGAGCGAGAAACGCCATGGCCGGCGCGCTGGTGGTGGGCGTGGCCCGCAGCATTCAGTGGATGTTGGACAAAACCGCTCTGCTGGACCCCACCATTCACTGGTTCGCGGCGTACATGGAGGGGCTTTCTCCCTACGGCTCCGCAGTGGCCATCTTCCTCATCATCCTGCTCATGGACGGAATTATCTCCTCGGGCAGCGGCAAGGCCATGGCGGTCATGCCCATCATCATCCCCCTCTGCGACATGGTTGGAGTGACCCGTCAGACCGCGACCCTGGCCTATCAGTTCGGAGACGGCATCGCGAACATGGGCTGGTTCACCTTCGGAACTCTCTACATCTTCCTGGCCTACGGAAAAATCCCTCTGGGCAGGTGGTATAAGTTCTTCTGGCCCCTTATGCTCATGATGT
Proteins encoded:
- a CDS encoding protein kinase, coding for MAEITTDATIRETSRDNAEQTLREGEAGPPAGELTVREGTLASPDEPSPSGIAKIDGRETFRGYAVLEQLPTKGAEADIYILEREGERHILKLYRHRMEPKIEVLNRIGEISRAHSECFVVFRDAGFDEQTGRWYELQEYFPLGSLKDIPEERKRRPDFIRSLVSELAEAIHCLHKNDIIHCDIKPGNVLVRSLDPVDLVLTDFGIASIVASDVSRKMTTLKGTPMYWAPEAFSRMVGRPCDWWGLGMIILELLAGAHPLEGLMDSQIIHRLTVGNVEIPSFLDDNWRLLLKGLLTKDDVRRWGYAEVLRWLAGERDIPVWYEAPAPSAFAPKRETQPFRFEGRDLYTLEELAAAICQRDQPWAMAAQYLRYIRQWMENNMLFDEAVDLGNAADTMDSERALFHFVHTFVKGPFVYLGRVIDANNLRLFLSRVARREAGYSEGRIVRMLGDGTLKTLYEEYTELTQRQDPVLEAIFPVMLNRTAEEQWACFEAAASPKDFIWPKDVDLDNEIGLFSVLNHIGAAPIRSETLANLDVLYLIPDCIRRAFDSSETFAWGLKRLNELQDEGLLIPQGSGGGPLGFATRDMSFEEYKAHARVICLGHTPAVMAHLSAAIEALDTLPLPPESPDALLPSRSDLESAAVSKALSRLRALRNEKIGPRDTLFLARLSELFRTRRTLQKGRNVMYLVWGSTGALVLWIIHLVAGVGGAFLLQTVFIIAVVGGLVAALFTVDPHAFRRLQRNRTPGWNSGKEAGEENPRQRKNPDYYLVLPIFAVLGTFLFFNLFLAAFPRLFPPATGVMAGCCAYFMFFQRRMRGIFSRISELCAGWLGSAP
- a CDS encoding AAA family ATPase, coding for MSLFEEETFTSPRWMREIDRFLAIKPQFLLYGNVNDVFPALLTGGMTTLSLPDCLKELLTNRGAALTVKYEPLTGFSLLFGDVELFKRLTGYTLPSAGALPATLERAAEIVTALTESSLGHTAILLRFASRLKDLCENDTEPFFYRMFRLSLESVPRMAPLTPANGERPRPRYNPVFWIMDKENDLPPWYTLDNPKIRVLPIPRPDNEVRRCVVEAVSPKIPGYDTLNGEERRANLALFRDQTTGLLAEEIAAIAQMAWHEQLPFGQIGDTIRRYKLGIQENMWEKLDREKILGAEKFLSSRVMGQTAAVRHASDILKRSRFNLSGAQFSRFSQRPKGILFLAGPTGVGKTELAKAITELIFGSSTHYIRFDMSEFGHEHANQRLLGAPPGYVGYDVGGELTNAVRQNPFSVILFDEVEKAHPKILDIFLQILDDGRLTSGRGETVYFSESLIVFTSNLGMFEQLPDGTKRARVTPDMPYSRIAEKIGGAIDDFFRYRINRPEILNRLGKNIVVFDFIRADTARKIFDRMMDNVLFRLSDSYGLEIRFDGDTLDRIADLACSDLSMGGRGIGSSLEAFFMNPLSRRLCELQDQTAGKEEKEGNRLYIVRDVRETPEGWDIALEANP
- a CDS encoding transcriptional repressor, which produces MTRENGMREDRMKENRTEDRTEEKKRRGSKKTGNAGSKAISKSIPQSVPIEELESVFRNAGLKMTNQRIAVYRKVRERADCRDHITAEQVYESIRESLPAVSLNTVYRALSLLAGKGLVKRLTGFGACDVYDARLTEHWHFVCTRCGAIEDVPAEKEIFPPVTEGAGRVDEVLVQFRGLCAACLPRQQKTV
- a CDS encoding amidohydrolase; the encoded protein is MVSLRDVESCREEAENYFKHLHRFPELGFEEHATSDFIAQELQSFGLEKIRTGVGKTGVTGDLLVHSNAKMLMLRADMDALPLHEASGLDYASTVSGKMHACGHDAHVAMLLGAARYLSLHREKLRANIRFVFQPAEEGPMPGGAALMIEAGVMEGVSASLAAHVTPLYPVGKVMVQSRDAMASTDRFVITIRGRGGHGAMPQAAIDPTPALSELLAALNLLPARELDPLDPCVVTVGEIHTVSSSWNVIPGSVEMSGTFRAFSTEVRETVARRIGELTEGICSAHRCECEYFRDKGYHPTVNDPKMVDFVLKNVADALGKDNAVRYERPFMTGEDAGAYFRKAPGALIWIGCSSPEAKDPPNLHNPAFRVDLATLPVGICVHVSNALAFA